The Clostridia bacterium genome contains a region encoding:
- a CDS encoding ferritin-like domain-containing protein — MTTYFGYPGSESSFIEGVRKALMDERKAYEFYGELWRYAPNRAIADRIRDIRMDEHHHYALFSQMLKRQIDPWEEVLEGQPAATSIPQFFKGVRRAYQDEVEAIMTYANLSLLAPDYAIAARVRDIMRDEVIHAEFFAELLAVAGLIDMEA, encoded by the coding sequence ATGACAACCTACTTTGGCTATCCTGGGTCAGAATCATCCTTCATCGAAGGTGTGCGCAAGGCGCTCATGGATGAGCGCAAGGCCTATGAATTCTACGGGGAACTCTGGCGCTACGCCCCCAACCGGGCCATTGCCGACCGCATCCGCGATATTCGCATGGACGAACATCACCATTATGCGCTATTCAGCCAGATGCTCAAGCGGCAAATTGACCCTTGGGAGGAAGTGCTGGAAGGACAGCCTGCCGCCACCTCCATACCCCAATTCTTTAAAGGCGTCCGGCGCGCCTACCAGGACGAGGTGGAGGCCATCATGACTTATGCTAACCTGTCCCTGCTCGCCCCCGATTATGCCATTGCCGCCCGAGTGCGGGACATTATGCGCGATGAGGTTATCCATGCCGAGTTCTTTGCCGAGCTTTTGGCGGTAGCCGGCTTGATCGATATGGAGGCTTAA
- the cas6 gene encoding CRISPR-associated endoribonuclease Cas6, protein MRVRIHLELVKHVGPKPYLPFEYQYYLTALVYRLLAQSSTDYATYLHDRGYESGEKQFRLFTFSQLEIRKRKVTSRGIEFLGAEASWQVSSPVRDFVKYLADGLLDQETIQVGQLTFAVTGAEIVSPPSFASPMRFICLSPITVSRAAPELGRPAYYLRYQDPEFSHRLRENLLRKYLALSPDLPEDTSFEFAFDNGYIERHQGKISRLVTYRDQRILGYMAPFSLSGNPELIRFAYECGLGEKNSFGFGMIAAGHSADGNSSVSCP, encoded by the coding sequence TTGCGAGTGCGCATACATTTAGAGCTGGTAAAACATGTTGGCCCCAAGCCCTATCTACCTTTTGAGTATCAATACTATTTGACTGCGCTGGTTTACCGGCTTTTGGCCCAGTCCTCTACAGACTATGCTACTTATCTTCACGATCGGGGCTATGAGAGCGGAGAGAAGCAGTTTCGCCTCTTCACCTTTTCTCAGCTGGAAATTAGAAAGCGGAAAGTGACCAGTCGAGGCATCGAGTTTCTAGGTGCTGAAGCCAGCTGGCAGGTTTCCTCGCCGGTCAGGGACTTTGTCAAGTACCTGGCCGATGGGTTGCTGGATCAAGAGACTATTCAAGTGGGGCAGCTTACTTTTGCGGTGACTGGAGCGGAAATTGTTTCTCCGCCTAGCTTTGCCTCGCCTATGCGCTTTATCTGCCTGTCCCCGATCACGGTGAGCCGGGCGGCTCCAGAGCTGGGGCGGCCAGCTTACTATTTGCGCTACCAAGATCCTGAGTTTTCGCATCGCCTCAGGGAGAATCTCCTCCGTAAATACCTTGCGTTAAGTCCGGACTTGCCGGAAGATACGAGTTTCGAGTTTGCCTTTGACAATGGCTATATAGAGCGCCACCAGGGCAAAATCAGCCGACTGGTAACCTATCGGGATCAAAGGATCCTTGGCTACATGGCTCCCTTTTCATTGAGCGGAAATCCCGAGCTGATTCGTTTTGCCTACGAGTGTGGCCTGGGCGAAAAGAATTCCTTTGGCTTTGGGATGATCGCTGCCGGCCATAGCGCAGATGGCAACTCTAGCGTTTCTTGCCCCTAA
- the sfsA gene encoding DNA/RNA nuclease SfsA — protein MQGPPPPSLSWGQKLLPAFFLTRLNRFLTLVRLQEPMAPVSSSWPVRSRRPGPVVEAHLGDPGRLKEILVPGRPVFVKMTKVGRGGPKGPARKTAFSLVMADVDGVLVSLDSQAPNRLVRKALEMGYFPELASYSQVWPETQSGHSRLDFRLTGAPGAPDFFLEVKSVTLVQGGRALFPDAPTVRGARHMEALSLACQQGLRAAVMFIIQRADADEFSPHDQMDPAFGWALRQANASGVKIWAYGCQVTPSSISLLHPIPVKLDYQPD, from the coding sequence ATGCAGGGCCCACCGCCCCCCAGCCTAAGCTGGGGGCAGAAACTATTGCCAGCATTTTTCCTTACGCGCCTAAACCGATTTCTTACCTTGGTCAGGTTGCAGGAGCCTATGGCTCCTGTTAGTAGCAGTTGGCCTGTAAGGTCCAGAAGGCCTGGCCCGGTAGTCGAGGCCCACCTTGGCGACCCGGGGCGGCTGAAGGAGATATTGGTTCCGGGCCGCCCGGTATTCGTCAAGATGACCAAGGTGGGAAGGGGCGGACCAAAGGGGCCAGCCCGCAAGACCGCCTTTAGCTTAGTTATGGCTGATGTGGACGGAGTCCTAGTGTCCCTCGATTCTCAGGCCCCCAACCGGTTGGTACGGAAAGCTCTGGAGATGGGCTATTTTCCTGAGCTTGCCAGCTATTCCCAGGTATGGCCCGAGACCCAATCGGGGCACAGCCGGCTTGATTTTCGGTTGACGGGAGCTCCAGGCGCTCCTGACTTTTTTCTGGAAGTAAAGTCGGTTACTTTAGTGCAGGGCGGGCGGGCCCTTTTTCCTGATGCTCCTACCGTAAGGGGTGCCCGCCACATGGAGGCGCTATCCTTAGCTTGCCAGCAGGGCCTGAGGGCAGCAGTAATGTTCATCATCCAAAGGGCCGACGCGGATGAGTTTTCTCCCCATGACCAGATGGACCCCGCCTTTGGTTGGGCCTTGCGGCAGGCCAATGCCAGCGGGGTCAAGATCTGGGCCTATGGCTGTCAGGTGACCCCTAGCTCCATCAGCCTTTTGCACCCGATCCCAGTTAAGCTGGATTATCAGCCTGATTAA
- a CDS encoding bile acid:sodium symporter family protein, producing the protein MVATNPAPVFRLWGRLSEVGLKVNHVLERTLFVGVLSALAIGFFGHGHLNQYSFLITPLFAYLTFMTSIGTRISDFRELVHRPFPIFYALLLLHIVMPVLAFIIGHAVFPGAGMEPYRIGLVLTMAVPIGVTTVIWTQMMDGDLPLALAIVVLDTLISPLIVPATVRTFFGTQIEYSFSSIVVGLVEMIVLPTLAGIAVCEFSHGKAQSYLRPVAGPTSKLGLYLVIAINAAKIAPLLSPQVPYARLLVIIFFMCALSYAVGYESSRLVSGGNRAMRVTLTYNVGMRNLCAGTVIATGYFPPLVGLTVILGMLYQQPLASLLAMLFRRGQGKGLKEARGRAGYEGGGTSAASATKATSTGSATGTPRTAERSC; encoded by the coding sequence GTGGTAGCAACAAATCCAGCACCTGTTTTCAGGCTTTGGGGTCGGCTGAGCGAGGTTGGACTCAAGGTCAATCATGTCCTAGAGCGGACTTTGTTCGTAGGAGTGCTCTCGGCTTTAGCCATCGGCTTTTTTGGCCATGGTCACCTCAACCAGTATTCCTTTTTAATTACACCTCTTTTTGCTTATTTGACCTTCATGACCTCCATTGGTACTAGGATTAGCGACTTTCGAGAGTTGGTCCACCGGCCCTTTCCCATTTTCTACGCTTTACTACTACTGCATATAGTCATGCCTGTCCTGGCCTTTATCATTGGGCACGCAGTCTTTCCGGGGGCAGGAATGGAGCCCTACCGGATTGGCCTAGTCCTGACCATGGCAGTTCCCATCGGGGTAACCACGGTTATCTGGACCCAGATGATGGATGGGGATCTGCCCTTGGCCTTGGCCATTGTGGTCTTGGATACTCTAATCAGCCCCTTGATTGTTCCGGCCACGGTCCGTACCTTTTTCGGTACCCAGATCGAGTATTCCTTCTCCAGCATTGTGGTCGGCTTAGTGGAAATGATAGTTCTGCCCACCTTGGCCGGCATTGCCGTTTGCGAGTTCAGCCATGGCAAGGCCCAAAGCTACCTGCGCCCGGTAGCCGGGCCTACTTCCAAGCTGGGCTTATACTTGGTGATTGCCATTAACGCTGCCAAAATTGCTCCTTTGCTATCGCCCCAGGTACCCTATGCTCGGCTGCTGGTGATCATCTTCTTTATGTGCGCCTTGAGTTATGCGGTGGGCTACGAGAGCTCCCGGCTGGTCTCGGGCGGCAATAGGGCCATGCGAGTTACCTTGACCTACAATGTGGGCATGCGCAATCTCTGTGCCGGGACGGTCATTGCCACCGGATACTTTCCGCCCTTGGTTGGGCTGACGGTGATCCTGGGGATGCTCTATCAGCAACCCTTGGCTTCTTTGCTTGCTATGCTTTTCCGTCGGGGCCAGGGAAAGGGCTTGAAGGAGGCTCGAGGTCGGGCTGGGTATGAGGGTGGAGGGACCAGCGCCGCCAGCGCTACCAAGGCGACCAGTACCGGGAGCGCCACTGGTACCCCTAGAACAGCAGAGCGCAGCTGCTGA
- a CDS encoding CZB domain-containing protein, whose protein sequence is MAIGWGKKGRNEPESEYQGTCSWDQVQALVEPPLEQLGAYNLVGAEEMLLEGRMPSFLSRIIGRVVSAVNDLMLKVFHHVSQVVGLAAEMNIQTHAMVNGVADQSYQLTQVAATVEEMAASAQQIASMAQTTKEELARVGERSAANQQAIAEALNNMRGINQSLDHLRQEVEMTTSHCSQISEVLKTIQTISDQVGLLALNAKIEAARAGEYGKGFGVVASEVGRLAAFTKDAVKDIAPKIQALHANNARVAELTREAAGQAARGASLAEEASRLLEAMVADVQSAEGRVEEVAVAASQQSAATQEMAVTVQTIADVTEELKDRAEAAGRRVAETAQTAQELRQLFDTVQMRLADADVLELAKTDHLLWKQKMHNLINGREQFSAESVASDRECRLGKWYYGPAKEGLRNLPAYRAMEEPHRRIHELGKEIVLAYQGKDLNRARKLLAEMEATSETLLGLLTDLGQQVAKVKAMAV, encoded by the coding sequence ATGGCCATCGGGTGGGGGAAAAAGGGGAGAAACGAGCCCGAATCCGAATACCAAGGCACTTGCAGTTGGGACCAGGTGCAGGCTTTGGTGGAGCCGCCACTGGAACAGCTGGGAGCCTATAACTTGGTGGGGGCGGAGGAGATGCTTCTCGAAGGAAGAATGCCATCCTTTCTGTCCCGAATTATCGGCCGGGTGGTTTCAGCGGTAAATGATTTGATGCTAAAGGTGTTTCACCACGTTTCCCAGGTGGTGGGATTGGCGGCGGAGATGAACATCCAAACCCATGCCATGGTCAACGGTGTTGCCGACCAATCCTACCAGCTGACTCAAGTGGCCGCCACGGTGGAGGAGATGGCGGCATCAGCCCAACAGATCGCCAGCATGGCCCAGACTACCAAGGAAGAGCTAGCCCGAGTGGGAGAGCGTTCTGCCGCCAATCAGCAGGCTATCGCTGAGGCCCTGAACAATATGCGGGGTATCAACCAATCCCTGGACCACCTCCGCCAGGAGGTGGAGATGACCACTTCCCACTGCAGCCAGATCTCCGAGGTGCTGAAGACTATCCAGACTATTTCCGACCAGGTAGGGCTACTGGCCTTAAACGCCAAGATTGAAGCCGCCCGGGCTGGCGAATACGGCAAGGGCTTCGGAGTGGTGGCTAGCGAGGTGGGGCGCCTGGCCGCTTTCACTAAGGATGCGGTTAAGGACATCGCTCCCAAAATTCAAGCCTTACACGCCAACAACGCCCGGGTGGCCGAGCTCACCCGGGAGGCCGCCGGCCAAGCTGCTCGAGGGGCGTCCCTGGCTGAGGAAGCCAGTCGGCTTCTAGAAGCCATGGTGGCCGATGTCCAGAGCGCTGAAGGTCGGGTGGAGGAAGTGGCAGTAGCTGCCAGCCAGCAGTCGGCTGCTACCCAGGAAATGGCCGTGACCGTGCAGACCATTGCTGACGTCACCGAAGAGCTCAAAGATAGGGCTGAGGCGGCCGGTCGGCGGGTGGCCGAGACTGCCCAAACGGCCCAGGAACTGCGCCAGCTTTTTGATACGGTGCAAATGAGGCTTGCCGACGCCGATGTGCTGGAGCTGGCCAAGACCGATCATCTTCTCTGGAAACAAAAGATGCACAACCTGATCAACGGCCGGGAGCAATTCTCGGCGGAGAGCGTCGCCTCCGACCGGGAGTGCCGCTTGGGCAAGTGGTATTACGGTCCGGCCAAAGAAGGTTTAAGGAATCTGCCGGCTTACCGGGCTATGGAGGAGCCCCACCGGCGCATCCATGAGCTGGGAAAGGAGATCGTTTTGGCCTACCAAGGCAAGGATTTGAACCGGGCCCGTAAGCTTCTTGCGGAAATGGAGGCTACCTCGGAAACGCTTTTAGGGCTGCTAACTGACCTTGGGCAGCAGGTGGCCAAGGTGAAGGCGATGGCGGTCTAG
- the pepF gene encoding oligoendopeptidase F, with protein sequence MAKNRKAGSPTQTELPDRRRIPKKYRWRLEDLYSTAGAWERDFKKAEKLIQEFPRLQGKIKESAAGLKEVLKSRDQLDQLLERLYVYAHLQLDQDTTNSKSQALSQRIISLATEASTAQSFLVPELVSLEPERLEQYFQDEPELELYRHDIQETVRLREHILPPEQEKLLAGMGEIAAGPGQVFRMLNDADLKLPRIHDQEGREVQLTKGNYQQFIRRRERKVREEAFKALHQAYSDQINTLSTLYATSVKKDIYFARVRHYPSVLAAALDGDNIPLEVYDRLVEVVRKNLPLLHRYLELRRRMLDLPVLAPYDLYVPLVEPPEEKYTYEEACEIVARGLTPLGDDYVEELRRGMTGGWVDVMETRGKASGAYSTGAYPVHPYVLLNFQGDLDSVFTLAHEMGHAMHTFYSFAHQPYVYSGYSIFVAEVASTVNESLLMQHLLAQTKEEMQAQGDKTSQLRHRRLYLLNHYLEEFRATVFRQTMFAEFERLAHQEAERGGALTVDWLKQTYHQLNADYFGPQVQIDPLLDVEWARIPHFYSAFYVYKYATGFSAATALCQQILKEGDPARERYLKFLSLGSSNTPIELLKVAGVDMTRPEPVQEALDFFGQILQEMEELVQK encoded by the coding sequence ATGGCCAAGAACCGAAAAGCTGGCTCACCAACGCAAACTGAGCTTCCCGACCGCCGCAGAATACCGAAAAAGTACCGCTGGCGTTTGGAGGACCTGTATTCTACCGCCGGGGCATGGGAGCGGGATTTCAAGAAAGCCGAGAAGCTGATCCAGGAATTCCCTCGCCTGCAAGGTAAAATTAAGGAGTCAGCCGCTGGCCTGAAAGAGGTGCTTAAAAGCCGCGACCAACTGGATCAGCTGCTGGAGCGGCTCTACGTCTACGCCCACTTGCAGTTAGACCAGGATACCACTAACTCCAAAAGCCAGGCTTTGTCCCAGCGTATCATTAGCTTGGCCACGGAAGCCAGCACAGCCCAATCATTCTTGGTTCCGGAATTGGTAAGCCTGGAGCCGGAGCGGCTAGAACAGTATTTCCAAGACGAGCCGGAGCTTGAACTTTACCGCCATGATATCCAGGAGACGGTTCGCCTCCGGGAACACATCCTGCCGCCGGAGCAAGAGAAGCTGCTTGCAGGCATGGGGGAAATAGCCGCTGGTCCGGGCCAGGTCTTCCGTATGCTCAACGACGCCGACCTCAAGCTCCCCCGCATTCACGACCAGGAGGGTCGGGAGGTGCAGCTGACCAAAGGCAACTACCAGCAATTCATCCGCCGCCGGGAGCGAAAGGTGCGCGAGGAGGCTTTTAAAGCCCTGCACCAAGCTTATTCCGATCAGATTAACACCCTGTCCACTTTATATGCCACCAGCGTCAAGAAAGATATCTATTTTGCCCGGGTGCGACATTACCCTTCGGTGCTGGCGGCGGCCTTGGATGGGGACAATATTCCTCTAGAAGTCTATGACCGGCTGGTAGAGGTAGTGCGGAAAAACCTACCTCTTTTGCACCGTTACCTAGAGCTGCGCCGGCGGATGCTGGATCTGCCCGTGCTTGCCCCCTACGATCTTTATGTGCCGTTGGTTGAACCTCCGGAGGAGAAATACACCTATGAGGAGGCCTGCGAGATTGTGGCCCGCGGACTTACCCCTTTGGGCGATGATTACGTGGAGGAGCTTAGGCGGGGGATGACCGGGGGTTGGGTGGATGTTATGGAGACCCGTGGCAAGGCTTCGGGAGCTTACTCCACCGGCGCTTATCCGGTACATCCCTACGTGCTGCTCAATTTTCAGGGGGACCTAGACAGCGTCTTTACTTTAGCCCACGAGATGGGTCATGCCATGCATACCTTTTACTCCTTTGCCCACCAGCCCTATGTCTATTCTGGGTACAGCATTTTTGTAGCTGAGGTGGCGTCCACGGTCAACGAGTCCCTCTTGATGCAGCATCTTTTGGCCCAAACCAAGGAAGAGATGCAGGCCCAGGGAGATAAAACCAGCCAGCTTCGGCACCGGCGCCTGTACCTCTTGAACCATTACTTGGAGGAGTTTCGGGCCACGGTATTTCGGCAGACCATGTTTGCCGAATTTGAGCGCCTAGCTCACCAAGAGGCGGAACGCGGGGGAGCGCTTACCGTGGACTGGCTGAAACAAACCTATCACCAGCTCAACGCTGATTACTTTGGCCCCCAGGTACAAATCGATCCTTTGCTAGATGTGGAATGGGCTCGCATACCCCACTTCTACAGCGCCTTCTATGTTTACAAGTACGCCACCGGCTTCTCGGCCGCTACCGCCCTTTGCCAGCAAATATTGAAGGAAGGGGATCCGGCCCGAGAAAGGTATCTCAAGTTCCTCAGCCTGGGAAGCTCCAACACCCCGATTGAGCTCCTAAAAGTGGCCGGCGTGGACATGACTAGGCCGGAACCAGTACAGGAGGCCCTGGACTTCTTCGGGCAAATATTGCAGGAGATGGAGGAGCTAGTCCAGAAGTAG
- a CDS encoding response regulator transcription factor, translating into MVASKKVLLAEGDRTSAEQIIARVEASGNRVALMGKVDAASVVEAAKRIKPHVIVLGDMSDHTQAAAAVRMLKSDPVTAEIPVIVIDQRPRRHGCTGITRLEGLQLESEDYFTKPLEMASFVARLDQLLEETSKPSVPATPSGAPAQIDTPIAGGAGWPQVAGA; encoded by the coding sequence ATGGTCGCCAGCAAAAAGGTCCTTCTGGCCGAAGGTGATCGAACCTCGGCGGAGCAAATAATTGCTCGCGTCGAAGCATCCGGAAACCGCGTAGCACTGATGGGCAAAGTTGACGCGGCTAGCGTGGTGGAGGCCGCTAAAAGAATTAAGCCCCATGTTATCGTCCTCGGGGACATGAGCGACCATACCCAGGCTGCCGCCGCTGTCCGGATGCTCAAGTCTGACCCAGTCACTGCCGAAATACCAGTGATCGTCATAGACCAAAGGCCCCGGCGCCACGGCTGTACTGGCATCACCAGGTTGGAGGGGCTCCAACTGGAGAGCGAGGATTACTTTACCAAGCCTTTGGAGATGGCTAGCTTTGTCGCCAGGCTAGATCAACTGCTGGAAGAGACTTCTAAGCCATCCGTGCCGGCCACTCCTAGTGGTGCTCCAGCCCAGATCGACACCCCCATAGCCGGCGGGGCAGGTTGGCCACAAGTAGCCGGTGCTTAA